Genomic DNA from Fimbriimonas ginsengisoli Gsoil 348:
TGATGTCGCCGCTTTCAGGGCTCGGAGGGTTGGTCGGCCTTTACCCAGGGCTAACGCCCTGGGCTGTAGGATTTCGCCCCCTTGGGGCTGGCTTCGGGCCCGCGGGTTGGAGGCACCTTCGATCGTTAGACGACCCGATTGGGTGACAGGGTTTTGAGACGGCCTGTTTAGCTGCGGTTCAAGGTTCCTCCGGGGTAAATCCCTGGGCTACGGGCAAACCATCACTGTCAGCGTATTTTCTCGATGACGATCCACGCTCTGCGCTTCCGACCTACATCGGTCTTCCGTGGAATCCCGGGCGGGGAGTGAAGAGGTTCCATTCGATAGATGGCATCTCGTTTGCCATTCGGTCGCGTAGGGCGGCGGAGCCGGGGTGCTCGGTGGCGTAGTGGCCGCTGGAGAGGATGCACATGCCCGATTCGCTCGCCTCGAGGGCGACGTGTTGCTTGACCTCCCCGGTTACCATGACGTCGGCGTCGGCCCGCTGGGCGGCCATCCAGTCGCCATCGGCGGCCCCTCCTACGACGGCGACCTTTCGTATCCGCTTCGCGGGATCGCCCCAGGCGAGGGAGCGGGTGGATAGCACTCGATCGGTCAACGCTACGAATTCTCCGAGGGTCATCGGCTCTGGCATCACTCCGATTCGCGCCAACGGTTGTTCCGGGACTGGAGCCAACGAGAGGTAGTCGAAGGCCGGCCCCTCGTAGGGATGGGCTTTCCTTAACGCACGGGCCACCGCAGTCGCGCGATCTTCTGGTAGCACCATCTCCACCCGCACCTCGTCTACGGTCGTTCTCTCCCCGGGCGCTCCGATGTGCGGATCGGAATCCGGTGCGGCTTCGAAGTCGCCTTGTCCCGAGCTCCTAAAAGCGCAACGCCGATAGGCGCCGATTACGCCGGCTCCTTCGGCGGAGACGGCATCGATGATCCGATCGGCTGCCTCGGCGGGGCAAAAGAAGACGAGCTTGAGGTTCTTCACATTTTCCGTCGTGCCGAAGGAGCGAACCTCTTGCAGGCCGAACATCTCCGCCAAGGTGTCGTTGATGCCTCCGATCGCCGCATCCCAATTCGTGTGGGCGGCAATGAAGCTGGTCCCCTGCTGGATGAGCTTCACGATCGTTCGCCCTTCGTGGGAGCGAGTGTCGACGGACGAAATCGGGTTGAAGATCAGCGGGTGGTGGGTGAGAAGGAGCTGAGCCTCTCGTTCGCGCGCGAAATCGACGGCTCCGAGTGATCGGTCCATCGAAACTACGGCGCGACGAACCTCACCGTCGATGTTGCCGACCTGCAGGCCGATCTTGTCAAAGCTTAAGGCATGTCGCTTTGGGGCGATCTTCTCGATGACGGCAAGAACTTCTCTAACGGTAGCCACACCGTATTTTGCCGGACCCACAAACGGAAACGGGGGCTTACGCCCCCGCCGTGCCTAGCTCTCGCGTCGACCGGAATCCAGACGGTCTGGATTTATTATTTATAGGATTGCTTCTGGAACTACATTGTTCTGATGTGCAATAGTCCGCCAGTTTCCGTAACGCCCGTTCTGAGACGGTATCCAATCCGTTGGGGCTTGTAAGACACAAGCTCAACAGCGCATACGCCTCATCTTCGGTGAGTCTCAGCCCCTCTGGATTGTGTCCAGCGTTCATGAGAGCCCCTCCTTAAGCGGGTTTCGCTTATTATCATGACTCCTAATTGATGGGTGAATACACACTACCGGGACCTTTTCCCTGGAAAATTCACCAGGGTCCGAATTTCCCCCCGGCTGTATACTGGTCCCCATGCCTCAGGGCGAATATCTGCAGTACGGGGGCCAAGCCATCGTCGAAGGCGTGATGATGCGGTCTCCCCGTTTTTTCTGCATCGCATGCCGCGCGCCTAACGGCCAAATCGTCCTCCAAACCGAGGCGATCGAGAAAACCTGGATCGGACGCCAGAAGTGGCTGAAGAAGCCGCTCCTTCGCGGATCGCTGGCACTGCTCGATGCCATGGCGTTGGGGTCGCGGGCGATGAAGTTCGCCACGCACATCCAGATCGATCCGGCTTATCTGCCAGTGGACGAGTCGGCGACGGCAACTCCCGCTGCCGCCCCGGCGGCGCAGGGGCCAAGCAAGAAGGTTCAAGACATCACCGTCGCCTCTACGATGGTCGTCGCCATCGTTTTCGGGTTGGTGCTGTTCAACTATGTGCCGAACCTGATCGCCGAGTACACCCAGCGGGCGATGGGGAGCCACGACTCCACGCGGATCAACTTGGTCTCGGAGATCATTAAGATGGTGATCTTCCTCGGGTACGTGGGCTTGATTGGCTTGTTGCCCGATATCCGCCGCGTGTTTCAATATCATGGAGCGGAGCACAAGGCGATCAACACCCTGGAGGCGGAGCAGACGCTCAATATGGAGAACTGCAAGAATCAAACGCGGCTCCATCCCAGGTGCGGAACGAGCTTCGCGATCATCGTGCTGCTTCTCGGCCTTCTCACGTTCACTTTCGTGCCCCGTTACCCGATTACCGGAGGCAAGCAGGGAATTCCGATCGTCGACGTAAGCGTTCGATTCTTGATCGAGCTTATGATCCTGCCGCTTATCGCGGGGGTAGCGTACGAACTACTAAGATTCGCCGGTAAGTTCCGGAACCAGGGATTGGTTAATCTTTTCTTCAAGCCCGGAATCTGGAGCCAGTATCTGACCACACGCGAACCGGACGAGACGCAGATCGAGGTATCGCTCGCCGCGCTTAAGTCGGTTTTGCGAGCCGAGGAGATGAACGGGGTCCATCCAGAAGAGGAAGTGAACGCCCTCGAAAGCGCTCCGATCGTCGTTCCAACGAATCCGTTATAGGTCGGTTTGAAAAAGACTACAGTTACGGATCTTGCGAAACTCGTATCTGCCGCCACGTCGAGCGGGCCTCAGTGGGGCGAGGAGTGCGAGGACCTGGATATGACGTTGCTCGTCTGGAGACCTTCAGAGGGGATCGCCGAGCACGTTAACGAGGAGATGGACGTCCTAGTCGTTGGCTTCGCCGGCGAGGGTTTGATTTCCATCGACGATGAGAACCATTCCGTAAATGCAGGCCAGGCCATTCTGATTCCGAAGGGGAGCAAACGCTCCATTCTCGCGCTCGACGGCGGCTTCTCACACTTGAACGTGCATCAGCGGAGAAAGCGGCTCATGCCGGGATTAGGGACGGATAGTTGGAAGAACCGGGTCTTGCCTTAGCCGATTCGACAGGAGCTTTCGGCGGTCCTCTATTTGCCTTTAAGTTGGGTTCGACGGTTTCGAAAAATTGCGGGTGGTGAAGAATGCGGGCCCGTGTGGTTGTCCATTTCTGAGGTGGCGGCGCCTCTTCTTAAGTCGGTTTTGCGAGCCGAGGAGATGAACGGGGTCTATCCGGAAGAGGAGGTGAACGCCCTCGAAAGCGCTCCGATCATCATTCCCACCGGCCCGATTTGACCCGTGGCAACGGCGGCTCGTGGTCATTGACAATAAGATCTACATTCCCATGCCTGAATTGGCCCGTAGCCCGGGGATAAATTCCCGGGCTACGGGCGAGGCAATATTGTCACCCTGTTTTTTGATAACCGTTGCCCCAGAGGAACCTCGATTCGCAGCTAAACAGACAATCTCAAGACTCTGGTGCGTTCCGGTTCCTGAGATTCTTAACGGTAGGGACGGTGATTCTTTAGATGAGGTCGCCACTTTCAGGGCTCAGAAGGTTTGGTGGCAATTACCAGGGTTCCGCTGCGCTGCACCCTTAGCTTTAGGAGGTCGCGCTTTCAGCGCTGATGCGGGCTTTGGCGCCTACATCGGGTTCCAGAGTTTTGAGATTGTTTGTTTCGCTGGGGACCAGGGGGCAATCAGATAAGGGATATGCAAGTCCAATTCTGTCAAAGACCACAATCCCCAGCGACAGTTTTTGAACCGCGGCGGGAGATCACACCCGATGAGGGCCGCGAGAGACAACTACGTTGGAGGCAGTCGGTGCGAGAAGGGCAATTCGCGCTGTGGCGCATGAAGTTCACGGTCATGGAGGACGGTCGCAATACCAAAGTGAAACATGATCACGGCCACGGCAGCAACTAGAATCGTGGAATACAGGTTCGGAGAGCTACTCCGAATTCTCAGATACCACCACATCGCACCGACGGAAATACTGAGGGGCCAATCAAGCCACCGGTGCCCACTGATTAAACTCACAGACCATAGGAATAATGCGACGTTGGGTGCGATCCGGAACACCAAATAGATCCCAAAAGAAGCGACCTCCCCTTTTGCCCTGACGCCAAACGTGGCGCCAGTCCTCCAACCCTCGACGGTTTCGACGGCCTGCCGGTATCGCCCGAAAAGAGTCCGCCACATAGCACCATCATATCGCGAAGCCTCGAGCTCGCGGCCGAGCGCCGGAGTGGGCGAGGGTATGGAACTCCCTTATTCAGGGCACGTAAGGTATATTTTTGAGATCACCCAGGGTGCCGTGCCCAAGTGGCCTAAGGGGACGGTCTGCAAAACCGTTATTCGGCGGTTCGAATCCGCCCGGCACCTCCAATTCCTCGCGACGTTTGGCCCGTCCGGGACGTCTCGAATTTCCGATGGCTCCGCGCCAAGCCCTTCTTGAACGGAACGACCGAATTTGCGCGCTCGGCGTGATCGCCCCGCCGCCGATCCACGTTCAAACGCCTACCTTCGATGGCTCGCTCGCGATGCTGTTCGCCTGCGTCCGCGACCACAAGGTCGACCTGATGGAGGTGCCTCTCTTTCCGATCTGTGAGGCTTACTTCACTTACATCTTACAGGCAGAGGTGAAAGATCTCGACGAGGCGGCCGCGGCGCTAACCGCGCTCGCCTATCTTTTTGGAGAGGAAGGCGTGGCTGTTGCTCCCGGTTCCCGATCCGGAGCCGGACTACGAAGAGGCGATGGACCCGGTGGAGCCGACATCGCACGAGTACCGCGCGGCGATCGAAGCGCTTTCGATGTGGCAGCAAGAGCGCGACCGGCTGTTTTTCCGATCGCCCGACGTGGGACCGGACCCATACGAGCTTCCTTACACTCTTAGCAACGTTTCGCCAACCGATCTGGCTCGGGCGTTCGAGCGGCTGCTGAAGAAGGCGCAGCCGGAACAGATGGAGCATTTGAGCAAGCCGCGAAAGTCGCTGGCGGATCAGATGGAAGTCGTTTTACTGGCGATTTCGTTCGAGTGGCGAAGTTTGGAGCAGCTTGTCGTGGAGCCATTTACACGATCCGACGCGGTCTACTGGTTTTTGGCCCTCCTGGAGTTGATCAGGCTCGGGCAGGTTCGCGCCCGGCTGAACGAAGACGGCGTGGAGTTCGCGAGAGCGTGAGGCAACTTGGACCCGGTTGATCAGATTCTTGCGCTTTTGTTCGTTGCCGATGCACCGGCATCGCTCGCCTCTCTGGCGGCTCCCCTGGGCTATACCGAGGGGCAAGTGGAGCAGGCGCTGGAGCTCCTGGATAAGCGGCTCAAGAAGTCGGGGCCATTGCAACTGGTAACGCTAGCAGGGGGCTATCAGATATCGACGAAGCCGGCATATGCGGAAATCGTCTCGGCGTTTCTCAAGCCGCAACGGCAACGGCTAAGCCGGAGTCTGATGGAAGTACTGGCGATCATCGCTTACAAGCAGCCTATGACGATGGCGGAAATCGATGCCGTGCGGGGCGTGCAGAGCGATTACAGCGTGAAGGCATTGCTGGAGCGGCGGCTTGTTCAGGAGACCGGGCGCAGGGCAACTCCAGGCCGTCCCGTGCTTTACGGAACGTCTGCGCAGTTTTTACATCAATTCAATATGAGCGATCTTTCGCAGCTTCCTCCCTTGGAGAGCGAGCCGCGAGCCTTGGAAGCACGAGTCGACGAATTGGAATAGTGTTTGTTACCATTGCGGTCCTGAGCTTAACGGTTGTGTTAGGCTAGTGAAACGCCGGTATGATCCGGTCCGCTCCGAGAACTTGCCATGAAAGGATTCCGCAATCTTCTCGTAACGGTGGCCCTCGCAATCCCCTTCACGGGGCACGCGCTGGACGTCGTTGCCAAAAGCGCCATCATCATCGACGCTACAACCGGGAAGGTCCTGTGGGCCAAAGATGCGGAGACTCCGCGCTACCCCGCCAGTACGACGAAGATCATGACGGGGCTTCTCCTGATCGAGAATCGTCTTCCCACGGACATCATCACCGCGCCGGGCGACGTGATGAACGTGAAAGAGGCGAGCATGCATCTGAAGCCTTTTGAGAGGGTTTCGGCGCGCGATATGCTTTACGCTCTGATGCTGCGGAGTGCGAACGACGGCTGCTACGCAGTGGCGTGCGACATCGCGGGCTCCGTCCCCAAGTTTGCGCAGATGATGAACGAACGGGCGCGGCAGATCGGGTGCACCCATACGCACTTCGATAACCCCAACGGCCTGAACGATCCGCTCCACTACACATCGGCGCACGATCTGGCCCGGATCGCCCGAGAGGCGATGAAGAGGCCCGAATTCCGCGAGGTGGTGCGCACTTACAAAAAGTCGATTTCCCGAAGCATCAATTCCAAGGATTGCACGATGGTGAACCACAATAAGTGGCTTCCCAAGGACCCAACGGCGGACGGGATCAAGACCGGCTACACGGTGCCGGCCGGGCACTGCTACGTCGGGAGCGCGACCCGAAACGGGTACCGTGTCATTACCGTGGTGATGAACTCCCCTCATTGGCAGCAAGATCACCAGAACATGCTGAAGTGGGCCTTCGACGGCTACGCCCGACTTCCGCTGGTGCAAAAGGATTCAGAAGTTGGCACTCCCCCAGTATTGGGCGGAGTCAAGGATAAGGTGGCGGTGGCCACGGTTGAGAGCGTGGACAGCCTTGTATCACGGGCCAAGCTGCCCCCGAACGGTCAGCCTCCAATGCGGACCGAGTTCGCAGAGCCGCTTAGGGCGCCGATCAAGCGTGGTCAGGTGGTCGGCACATTGGTCGTCACCGACCCTGAAGGGTTCGAGCAGAGAGTGCCCATCGCCGCGACGGAAGACGTCGCGGAAGCGACTCTCTTGCCTTCGCCCGGGAAAGGGTCGGGCAACTTTGCGATGCTGGGTGGAGCGCTGGTGCTCGGCGGCATCGTCTTTAGAGGACGCGCAAGGAGGTCTCGGTATAGCACGCAAGCAGTTCGACCGCGCAGCTCCTAAGCCTCGTCCGACCGTCAACCGTGACCGCGTCGTCGCGCTTCGGCAGAACAAGCAAAAGGCGATCGAGCACGCCAAAGAGATGACCCAGCGGATGGGCGTCAAGCCGGCGCCTAAGCGGGAAACCGTCGACGACGGTATGGAGCGGCTTCACGTTCGAATCGCGCACTCGGGCCTCTGCTCTCGCCGGGCGGCGGAAAAGCTGATTCTAGAGGGGCGGGTCGAGGTGAACGGCAACATCGTCGCCGAGCTCGGCTACAAAGTCGCGGAAACCGACGAGGTACGGGTCGATGGACAGTCGATCCGGACGACGAAGACCTATACGATCTTACTGAATAAGCCGTCCGGGGTGGTGACGACGCTAAACGATCCGCAGGGACGGCCGACGATCGTCAAGTACATGCCCGACTACGGCGTCCAGCTCAAGCCGGTCGGCCGCCTCGACATGGACACCGAGGGGCTCCTCCTGTGTACTAACGACGGCGAGTTGGCGCATCGCCTATCGCACCCTCGCTACGGAGTTGAGAAGGAATATCAAGCGGTAGTGCTCGGCATTGTGGGCGAAGAGGCGATGGAGAAGCTGCGGACCGGCGTTTTCGTTGAAGGGAAGAAGACCTCCCCGGCAAAGGTGGAGCTGATCCACGCCGAACCGAAGACAAACACCACCGGCTTGCGAATCACCATCCACGAGGGCCGGAAGCGCCAGGTGCGTCTGATGTGCGAAACCGTCGGACACTTGGTGAAATCGCTAAAGCGAACACGGTACGGCCCGCTGAAGCTAAAGGGAATGCGAGTTGGGGAGGCACGGTTGCTCGGTAAGAAAGAAGTCGACGACCTGCGACAACTTGTCGGGTTGGAAATCACTTAGCGGCCCGTGCAAGGCTCAAATCTTGGGTCGCCGTAGCCTGCTTTGCAGGCTACGGCGCCGGAATGGCCGTTTGTCAGCCGCAATATTCCTTCAGAAGCATGTCGCCCAATTGGAAGTTGTTGTCCGAGGTTTCGACCACACCCGTGTTGCAGCAGGTGAAGCAAACGGGTGTGGCGAGCAGCTCCTTCCCGATCTTCGGTTTGGTGATTACAACCTTTGTTTCCTCATCCGATTCGGAGATGACAACTTCAAAGGCCTGCTTTGAACGGACGGCTTGAGACCTGAAAGCCGATTCGGGAATGCGGTCGACGACGATTCTGGGGCCGTGGTAATTTGCCTCCGTGTGTCGGTCGTGGAACACCGGTCTAATCTTGGGGAACGCGGCTCCATTGGCGGGCTTTTCGTCGGTGAGGACGGCGTTGCCCACTTCGGTGTCGCGTCCATCGTTTAGGTGCGTAAGCATGAATTGCCGGCCCTGGATGCAATCAACGATAAAATGAGCTCGCTCTTCGTCCGTAGGTTTTGGTTCGCCCTGGGGCCCTTGCACGTCGAAGTGCAA
This window encodes:
- a CDS encoding D-alanyl-D-alanine carboxypeptidase family protein, with the protein product MKGFRNLLVTVALAIPFTGHALDVVAKSAIIIDATTGKVLWAKDAETPRYPASTTKIMTGLLLIENRLPTDIITAPGDVMNVKEASMHLKPFERVSARDMLYALMLRSANDGCYAVACDIAGSVPKFAQMMNERARQIGCTHTHFDNPNGLNDPLHYTSAHDLARIAREAMKRPEFREVVRTYKKSISRSINSKDCTMVNHNKWLPKDPTADGIKTGYTVPAGHCYVGSATRNGYRVITVVMNSPHWQQDHQNMLKWAFDGYARLPLVQKDSEVGTPPVLGGVKDKVAVATVESVDSLVSRAKLPPNGQPPMRTEFAEPLRAPIKRGQVVGTLVVTDPEGFEQRVPIAATEDVAEATLLPSPGKGSGNFAMLGGALVLGGIVFRGRARRSRYSTQAVRPRSS
- a CDS encoding pseudouridine synthase, coding for MTQRMGVKPAPKRETVDDGMERLHVRIAHSGLCSRRAAEKLILEGRVEVNGNIVAELGYKVAETDEVRVDGQSIRTTKTYTILLNKPSGVVTTLNDPQGRPTIVKYMPDYGVQLKPVGRLDMDTEGLLLCTNDGELAHRLSHPRYGVEKEYQAVVLGIVGEEAMEKLRTGVFVEGKKTSPAKVELIHAEPKTNTTGLRITIHEGRKRQVRLMCETVGHLVKSLKRTRYGPLKLKGMRVGEARLLGKKEVDDLRQLVGLEIT
- a CDS encoding Nif3-like dinuclear metal center hexameric protein, with the translated sequence MATVREVLAVIEKIAPKRHALSFDKIGLQVGNIDGEVRRAVVSMDRSLGAVDFAREREAQLLLTHHPLIFNPISSVDTRSHEGRTIVKLIQQGTSFIAAHTNWDAAIGGINDTLAEMFGLQEVRSFGTTENVKNLKLVFFCPAEAADRIIDAVSAEGAGVIGAYRRCAFRSSGQGDFEAAPDSDPHIGAPGERTTVDEVRVEMVLPEDRATAVARALRKAHPYEGPAFDYLSLAPVPEQPLARIGVMPEPMTLGEFVALTDRVLSTRSLAWGDPAKRIRKVAVVGGAADGDWMAAQRADADVMVTGEVKQHVALEASESGMCILSSGHYATEHPGSAALRDRMANEMPSIEWNLFTPRPGFHGRPM
- the scpB gene encoding SMC-Scp complex subunit ScpB, producing the protein MDPVDQILALLFVADAPASLASLAAPLGYTEGQVEQALELLDKRLKKSGPLQLVTLAGGYQISTKPAYAEIVSAFLKPQRQRLSRSLMEVLAIIAYKQPMTMAEIDAVRGVQSDYSVKALLERRLVQETGRRATPGRPVLYGTSAQFLHQFNMSDLSQLPPLESEPRALEARVDELE
- a CDS encoding DUF1385 domain-containing protein, translating into MPQGEYLQYGGQAIVEGVMMRSPRFFCIACRAPNGQIVLQTEAIEKTWIGRQKWLKKPLLRGSLALLDAMALGSRAMKFATHIQIDPAYLPVDESATATPAAAPAAQGPSKKVQDITVASTMVVAIVFGLVLFNYVPNLIAEYTQRAMGSHDSTRINLVSEIIKMVIFLGYVGLIGLLPDIRRVFQYHGAEHKAINTLEAEQTLNMENCKNQTRLHPRCGTSFAIIVLLLGLLTFTFVPRYPITGGKQGIPIVDVSVRFLIELMILPLIAGVAYELLRFAGKFRNQGLVNLFFKPGIWSQYLTTREPDETQIEVSLAALKSVLRAEEMNGVHPEEEVNALESAPIVVPTNPL